The window GCTACTCATGAAGAGTTGGAGTTTCGCTCTATATCTTGTTCACAACCTAAGCTAGGACAACACCATGCTCAGCTGATTTAGGCACATCAACATACAAGATAGATGATACATACTAATGGTTGACACATAAGTAAAAAGCAGTATTTTTAAGCTCTTGGAGTATACTGCAATCACAAATTAGCATTGGTATAGCTATGTCAGATTTTGACATAGTAACCAATGTCAAAATGAGGCTAATGCACAAGAAATGGTTGGCTCATGAACAAGCACAGGCTTGGTCAAACCAAGAAGAATTGAGCTTGGTTTGAACCACATAAGCATGGGTCAAGCCTTGCGTAGGCTCAGTTTCAATCTAAGTTCAAACAATGCAAGTTTGAATAGTTGATGCTTAGCTTAGTTCTCCCATTTACAGCCATAAACATATCGCACACTCTGAGAGAGTGGGGTATGAGGAAACAAGAAATAAAGCAACATATAAAATGATCGACGatatttcaatttcttcaaataGATAAAATGGTCAATAATATTTGAGGAAACAAgaaataaagatatatataaaatggtcaatgatatttcaatttcttttaatagataaaatggcaaataatatttcaaattttttttcctttcatctaAACCAAGAGTTCATCTAAGCTTGCAGACTGGAAATTCTCCATTGAACTAAGTggttaaaatatcaatataaactCTATTCATAAACTAGTAATACCACATACAAACATAATCAATTCTAATGCAAGCTAAACCAAAAAGGTATTCTTGAAGTAACTTTATAGGACCATATTCCCAGGCACAGGTATTTCATAACCAACTTCAGGAAATTGTACTCCTCATATGTCTATACCTCTTACTCAACTTTAACAAAGACAGACTGTAAATACACCTTGTGGATTTCACAGAACAAGGTGCCCCTTTTGGAGAAAACTCCAGCTTTCTTGATCAAGTTTTATTAGACTTGCACAATCAAATATACAATCATAGAAAGAGAGAACTTATTCAGCACCTGTATCCTCAGCAGATTTCTTATATTCTGGCTTAAGCTCATAAGTTCCTTGATTGGTTCCTCTTTTATTGTACACGCAGAGCTCATTCAGTATCTCTTTCAAAAATTGCTGCAAAGAAAGAAACACCCAAAATTCCTGACCGGGTGAAGATccaatcaaagaatactaatacaccatgtaattattttgtgataagcAAGCAAAAAGACATATTAACAACGCCTATCAAAAAAGGCACACCAGAGTACATGGCTTGTATAGAAGGGCATACTAGTACACCATGTAAttgtcatttttaatacaaacatCAGGTGATAAGAATATTTGtgtacttatcaaaaaaataaataaataaataaataagaatatttgtGTAAGGTAACCTAGAAAAAGGTAATTAAGTCCAGAATAATATGCCAATTCTAATGTTTATAAAACACCCAGGCAAATCAATTTTACCACTTAAGAAGACAATTATCAAATCATCGGCCAATGTTTATATTGCACTTTCCACTTACATCAACATGAAGCATTTCATCACGGGCAAGTGATATGTTCCAAAGGAAAGCCATTAACTTAGAACAATTATGCAATACTGAAGCAATCAAAAGACATACCGCAGGTTGATCCGTCTCTTGGACTAGCTGCTTTAAGGCCCAATTAGGTTGCCTTTCAAAAAGCTTGAACATAATATCTTCCAGTTCCCCACGATCCCTTCTAGTTCTTTTCATGTCAGAGCCCTTAACTGGCGCAGTTTTCTTCTTATCCTGCCAGAGATGGTTGACcataaataatacatatttttcGCTCTTTGGAGGATATAGTCTTGGAAATTTTGGTagcaaatggaaaaaaaatacaaaataactaATCAAGAACACACTGCATATTAGAAAGATAAATAAGTTTAAGATTACTTAAAATCTTATGTTACACATACAAATTATTAAGCTGGGTTCACTTGAATTAGGTAGCATGAAGCATGTGGACTGTCAGATCTAGTTCAGGAATTTCCAAACCAGGTTCTAATACAAATTAGCAGCATGTTTTATGTTTTAACTAAAGTGGCATGAATGGTGCCAAGACAGAAGGTGAATACCTTAGAATTGGATGCAATCAGACCAACCATTCCAGGCATAGGCCTCATATGCACTCCACGGTCATTGTCAATCAcctttttgaataaattaaagagaaaaaaaaatcaccattaTAATCATATGCAACAAAAAAAATGCCAATGTAATaacagaaggaaaaaaatgcaagTGAGATGAGCTACCTGAATTTGTCTATTCTTAATCATAGATTTATTTGTCCTTTCACGGCACAATTTGCCATACTCCTCAATATTTTCATTGTGGGgcttcatgtcaaatttatgCTCTACTTTCCCTTCCATTGCAACTCTACCTGAAAAAGAATGCAATTTCCTTCCAAAGTTATTGACAATTAAAAAACCATGAGGTGTTCTTTAATTTTAGACTAAGGCCTCCATTTGACAGTTGGACTCATATT is drawn from Vitis riparia cultivar Riparia Gloire de Montpellier isolate 1030 chromosome 18, EGFV_Vit.rip_1.0, whole genome shotgun sequence and contains these coding sequences:
- the LOC117906933 gene encoding general transcription factor IIF subunit 2 isoform X2, which gives rise to MEEEQGNSSSSNLETGKAERSVWLMKCPLAVSKSWQSHSSSESQPVSKVVLSLDPLRSEDPSALEFTMEMTGTGAPNMPKSYSLNMFKDFVPMCVFSETNQGRVAMEGKVEHKFDMKPHNENIEEYGKLCRERTNKSMIKNRQIQVIDNDRGVHMRPMPGMVGLIASNSKDKKKTAPVKGSDMKRTRRDRGELEDIMFKLFERQPNWALKQLVQETDQPAQFLKEILNELCVYNKRGTNQGTYELKPEYKKSAEDTGAE
- the LOC117906933 gene encoding general transcription factor IIF subunit 2 isoform X1, with the translated sequence MEEEQGNSSSSNLETGKAERSVWLMKCPLAVSKSWQSHSSSESQPVSKVVLSLDPLRSEDPSALEQFTMEMTGTGAPNMPKSYSLNMFKDFVPMCVFSETNQGRVAMEGKVEHKFDMKPHNENIEEYGKLCRERTNKSMIKNRQIQVIDNDRGVHMRPMPGMVGLIASNSKDKKKTAPVKGSDMKRTRRDRGELEDIMFKLFERQPNWALKQLVQETDQPAQFLKEILNELCVYNKRGTNQGTYELKPEYKKSAEDTGAE